The DNA region AAAAGACAAATTAGGCAATGCAGCGGTTGTTCTATCTACAACACAGGGTGAAAAAATAACGTTAATAGCGGGTGTTTCTAAAAATCAAACTGACCGTATAAAGGCGGGTGAGTTGGTTAATTCCGTCGCTTTACAGGTCGGTGGTAAAGGTGGTGGCAGAGCGGATATGGCACAGGCGGGCGGTAATGATCTTGCTGCGTTAGAGGGTGCTTTAAAATCAGTACCAACTTGGGTTGAGAAAAAATTAACGGATGCTAGTTAATAAGTATTAGGGTCTAATCTAGCAACGTTCAGACGATAAATTACGCAAGATATGATGAAGCAACGATGAGTTTACATGTACATAAATATGGTGGCACTTCCGTAGGCACTGCTGAAAAAATAAAAGGTGTTGCCAAAAAGTTAGTCCAAGAAAAAAAATCGACACAGCATGATTTAGTTGTTGTGGTGTCAGCGATGAGTGGTGAAACAAACCGTATGACGGAGCTTGCAAAGCAAATGCAGCGCAGCCCCTCTGCGAAACAAATGGATGTATTACTATCTACTGGAGAACAAGTGACCATAGCCCTATTGTGTATGGCGCTTGAAGAACTGGGTCAAGAAGCAACGTCTTATACGGGTGGGCAAGTCAAAATAGTGACTGATGACGCCCATGGGAAAGCTCGTATAGAGGAAATCCAAACAACGAACATTCAAGCAGATTTAGATAACAATAGAATTGTTGTCGTAGCAGGCTTTCAAGGTGTAACGGCTAGTGGGGCAATAACGACCTTAGGGAGAGGGGGCTCAGATACAACAGCTGTGGCCTTAGCTGCCGCGCTAAAGGCTGATGAGTGTAGAATTTATACTGATGTAGATGGTGTTTATACCACCGACCCAAGGGTTGAACCAAAAGCAAGAAGATTGGACAGAATTACTTTCGAAGAAATGCTTGAAATGGCCAGCTTGGGTTCTAAAATTTTGCAAATTCGTTCTGTAGAATTTGCGGGTAAATACAATG from Cycloclasticus pugetii PS-1 includes:
- a CDS encoding aspartate kinase — protein: MSLHVHKYGGTSVGTAEKIKGVAKKLVQEKKSTQHDLVVVVSAMSGETNRMTELAKQMQRSPSAKQMDVLLSTGEQVTIALLCMALEELGQEATSYTGGQVKIVTDDAHGKARIEEIQTTNIQADLDNNRIVVVAGFQGVTASGAITTLGRGGSDTTAVALAAALKADECRIYTDVDGVYTTDPRVEPKARRLDRITFEEMLEMASLGSKILQIRSVEFAGKYNVPLRVLSTFVEGEGTLITYEDDEMEKALISGIAFNRDEAKVTLAGVPDMPGVASAILKPISDANIEIDMIVQNIAEDKTTDFTFTVHRNDYEKTMQILQNICAELGAKNVDGDNKIVKVSIVGVGMRSHAGIASQMFTALADEGINIRMISTSEIKISVVVDEKYLELAVRTLHESFGLSGE